A genomic window from Silene latifolia isolate original U9 population chromosome 11, ASM4854445v1, whole genome shotgun sequence includes:
- the LOC141613636 gene encoding uncharacterized protein LOC141613636 has product MTLYDGTDDPLEHINQYKQKMMVVAATGPKKEACMCKGFDSTLSGAALQWFINLPNKSISSFAGCDPTTAVNAFRRGLHRDSDLYKDITKHPFATFEEVKQMAEATYRLEEDEDRRDLYRTESSSRKITTQKKNERAKPYSKNTVNKVSGETESTEASLKLGEYGFTTGLAGVLKAIRELGQRGRWPKKPTPRENDIRDASKRCEYHNDIGHNTEDCVVLRKEVKHLYSAGCLDHLLPKGAKSGKVNTADQAQPSPPPPYSKGVSVITEGSEIYGLTYSAAKRHATETKGDNPEFSLRVSKQDLPEISFDEADIPDEAECHHDALIITLSIGNCLLKRYW; this is encoded by the exons ATGACGTTGTATGATGGAACAGATGATCCGCTAGAGCACATCAACCAGTACAAACAGAAAATGATGGTGGTTGCAGCAACAGGGCCTAAAAAGGAAGCATGTATGTGCAAGGGATTCGATTCCACCTTGTCAGGAGCCGCACTCCAATGGTTCATTAACCTTCCCAACAAGTCTATTTCTAGCTTCGCGGG GTGCGACCCTACAACAGCAGTTAATGCCTTCAGAAGGGGACTGCACCGCGACTCTGATTTATACAAGGATATCACCAAGCACCCATTTGCCACCTTCGAGGAAGTCAAACAAATGGCCGAGGCTACTTATCGCCTAGAAGAGGATGAGGATAGAAGGGACCTGTACAGAACAGAGTCGTCCAGCAGAAAAATCACAACACAGAAGAAGAACGAAAGAGCCAAACCCTACAGCAAGAACACAGTGAACAAAGTCTCAGGAGAAACAGAGAGCACCGAGGCTTCTCTTAAGCTCGGGGAGTATGGGTTCACCACTGGACTTGCTGGGGTATTGAAGGCAATCAGGGAACTGGGGCAGAGGGGCAGATGGCCCAAGAAGCCTACCCCCAGGGAGAACGACATAAGAGATGCCAGCAAAAGGTGTGAATACCACAACGATATTGGCCACAATACAGAAGATTGTGTAGTACTACGAAAGGAAGTAAAGCACCTCTACAGTGCCGGATGCTTGGATCACCTGCTCCCCAAGGGAGCAAAATCTGGAAAAGTCAATACCGCTGACCAGGCCCAACCATCCCCACCTCCACCTTACTCAAAGGGCGTGAGTGTCATCACAGAAGGATCGGAAATATATGGTCTCACTTATTCAGCAGCAAAGCGCCACGCAACCGAGACTAAAGGAGATAACCCAGAGTTCTCCCTCAGGGTCAGCAAGCAGGATCTACCAGAAATCTCATTCGACGAGGCAGACATACCCGACGAGGCAGAATGCCACCATGACGCCTTGATCATTACCCTTTCCATAGGGAACTGCTTGTTAAAAAGatattggtag